aatgaagtccaatttgtcaatGGTTTGTGCTTTCTGTATATTCTCTAGGAAAATTTTGCTTACCCAAGGTCGCAAAgatattctcttctgttttcttttagtagATTTATTGCTTTAGTGTTTATATTTAGGTTTATGGTCCATCTCAAGCTGACTTTTACGTAGGATGTGAAATGGGGggaaatgttctttcttttttccacatgGATAACCGGTTGTTCTAGCACCAGGTGTTAAAGATCTCAAGActttttccatttcataaaatgaaagcTCATGACATCTTCTTATCAATTTTACTCTTGAGAAGTGAGGAGGCATAAAAAGCCAAAAGTCTTTCTTCTGCAACTTTCCcagttatttcttttgtttgattGTGGTAGAAAATCATTGCCAGGTAACAGTGGTGATCTGCAAAACCACTGACTCAGATAGTCATTGTTTTCAGCATAAGATGGTACCAGGAAGAATTTCACAAGAAAGTCAAACCTTAATGGTTAATGTATCTATAAACCACCTCTTAACTGGGTAAGTGTTATGTAAATTAATCAGGCTCGTTACTTTCCACAACTGTAAAGTAGGCAGATAGGCTATACActcactttgttttcttctgcattctacattctttatttattaaagaattatGAGTATTTAGATATTTGCTCAAAAGTCTTTTTGGCTCAACTGAAGATATGGAGTGGCAATTACTTATGTAAATTCAAAGATCGGTCAAAATCCAAAGCAAAACTAATGAAACAAATTCACATCCCATGACCAATCAAGTGTGATCTTACTATGTTTCTGTTCCCAAAGGTGAAATCAAGAACCTCTTGTTACCCAATAGCCTCACATCCTCTGATGAGTTGGTGCTGGTTAATGTCATCTCCTTCAGAGGGACCTGGAAGTATGCATTTCAGAAAGACCAAACCACGGCAATGGCTTTCAGGTTGGATGAGGTAGACTCATGActcaatttgttttttctcttaaaggTAGTCCTCAAAAAGTTTgccttaaaatatgttaaattatttcTGGCCTTAGATAGGTTAATTAGTTTCCAAGTGATTATTCTAGCTACATAACAGGTAAAGTCCAGatttagatttacatttttttttgttattgaaactttcttttaaattcttcacAGTATTTTTAACCTATTTTGCTATGTTTAGCACTACAGTTGTAAAATTGAAAATCTGGTGTAAACCATAGACCTTGGAAAGGTTTAAGGCAGTTTTGGGCTTTGGGCTAAGCTTAAACCATTATTAAGCAATTCACTTACCGCAAACTGGAAATGAAGTCAGGTGGTAGGGAATAACTCCAATAGATGCCTGTGGAACTAACATGCaggtcatttgtaaaatgggtgtgATCTTGAGAAGCAAAGCAAAATTGGTGAACAAGAttcataatcaaaataaaaagtttcagaTATGCTGTCCTTCTACTATCCTCAATCTTCCTAACTTCTTTCCTTTGTGCCACAAAAGTGTCCTAAATATTAGGCTGCAAGCAAAATAATCCATGTTATTTAATAAGAAAGAATGGATCTGTATAATATAACCAAGTCCCTAAACTGTGAACTGTATTTACTCTATCAAATATATTACCAAAAAATGCTTGCAATTATTGGCCAATTAAACATTTGTTATAGCCAACTGTAAAACTACAGAGGGTTTATATTTCTGGATAAGTATATTCAGAATACTTATTACATGAATACTTCTTCATGCAAAAGAAATAGTGAATGACTTTAAGGAAAACATAATTCTCTGGACAAACACATTAGTCACATCTGGAATTATCCAGTATTATTTTTCCAGAGAATATTGCCATCGGATATCGAGGTCATAAAACATAAAGTGAAATTATGTAGTTTTTACAgctgtggttttttaaaaatgcaaattccaggGCCACATTCCTGGAGATTCTGATGTGCAAGTAGTGCTtgagtatttgtatttttaagtaaCCCCCGTAGGTCCTTCCAAGGATCAGCGAAGTTTAAGGACCACAGTATGAGGAAAACAGGGGTGGAGATTTTAGCAGGATTCATAGAGAGCTACTTTAAAGGGATAAGCATACCCCAAAGCAAGCAGACTTTCTAGAGGAAACAGTTAATAAATCAGAGTCTTTATTTTCACAGTAAAATCTGGTCCATTTGGTTTACTTACGTGATGCAGATATCTTTATGTTACAACTAGCCTTTCaaagagaaatacataaaataaggtTATGGTCATAACTAAATTTCCTTAAACTGACCTCAATATGTGGAATTCACTTAGCACATTGTTAAATTCTTAGCTCTTTTGTAGCTATTTTGTAATCTGCAACCCAATGTCGTGGAGCTGGAGAGATTCTAAATTATGTTCTTCAAAGGACctgtttgacttttaaaaatggttatccTGATAAGATTTTACGATGCATATTTCTCAGATCTTTGAAGTGAATTAACTGCTTCTGGGCACCAAAAATGTACAGTTGAATAACAATAATATATTGAAAGACATAAACACTTTGCACTTTAGTAGCTACTTGTTTTAGGCTACGGTCCCCCCTTTAAATCATTACAATAACGATCAATCATTGATATTTCTGTGGAAAGATGGATAGATTTTGTTTCGGTCACTCATGGGCACCTCTGGAGGATGAAATGTAAATTCCTCATGCCTTAAATGGAAACATAGAAAGGAACTGGCGTTGTCGTCTCACTGTTTTTACTTTCATAGTCTCAGAGCAAACCTGTTCAGATGATGCGGCTGCAAGGGCACTTTAAACTGGACTCCATAACGGAGCCTCGGGTGCAAGTTCTTGAGGTGCCTGACGTGGAAGGTCACCTGAGTATGGTCATCGTCCTACCCAGAGAGGAAGCTGGCCTGGGACAGGTAAACCACGGAGCCTTAGCAGCTGCTGCCACCAGCAGAAAAGGCTCTGTGCTTGAGAATTACACATGCAGGAAGCTGGGACCAAATAAAGCACCCATGCACTAAGACATGTTGCTTCTACTGGTTTCAGTTTTAGGCTTTTAAAGCACAGTCATATGCATCTTCCTGCAGTCTTCGTGGGTTATCGTTGTTatcttacatgtattttttatatattatgcatTGACACACCTTTTGGACCCGCCACCAACCAATTACATCTCTTTTCCACCAGCACCCAAGGCCAGACTTGCAAACGCAATGCTcagccttttccctttgcttgtTTCTCTGGTGCTTTCCTCTGAGCCCCGTGTGGACGCTCCTGTTCCACACTGTGATGGTGTGTTCTTGCTCTTAGCATTGGTACAGGTCTAATTCCTCAGCAGTTCTCTATAAATCCccgtctttcttccttttcttctgctttttatgCTTCTCCCAATTCTATGTTGCTCCCACCTACTTCTCTGTGGATAAAGGGGTCTCACTCTCCCCTTCACCCTTTCTTCATCCTCACTAGCTGTGAAGCATACCAGGCAGACACCGGCAGCCCGCTGATGGAGAAAGAACCTTGGAAACCAAGACGTTAAATGATTTGCTCAATATTTCATCGCAAATTAGTCTGTGATGTTACTAGAGCCCAGTTCTCTGGCTTCTCAGTCTACTCCAGGCTTGGTGTTCAAAGGTCTGCTCAGACTCACCATGACCATGGCTGAAAATCAAAAATCTCAGCTTTGCTCTAccaatatatttacatttacatggaagcaaaaaaacccccacaaatgtataaataatatgATTGCTatatgctatgaagaaaaataaaagatggaaataGGATAGACAGGTACAGGGTCTGGGAACTTCTGTTTCAGATTGGATGACCAGGGGAAACCTCTCTGATAAAGTGAGATTTTAgttattgctaaataataattATCAGCATTAGATAACATTATTTTCATAAGCTTCCTTTCTCATGGTTAGATAACGTAGGAACTCTGAATTTGTAGGTACAGAATTGGAATCTGACATTAATTTTACCACAAACTCacagtcatttaacctctccaCGCCTCATTTTACCCACACCATAAAAAGGGTAAAGTATATGATTTCTAGGGTTccttttagctcttaaatttgaTGATCTTCCGAAAGGTCAGTGAAATGGCACCCATCTAATATAACCCACATAATTACATGATCAACACGgtggtgtattttattttatttatttattttttaataaatttatttatttattttttaaatttttggctgcgttgggtcttcattgctgcgcaggctttctctagttgcggtgagtgggggctactcttcgttgtggtgcgcgggcttctcattgcagtggcttctcttgttgcggagcacgggctctaggtgcacaggcttcagtagttgtggcgcacgggcttagctgctccatggcatgtgggatcttcccagaccagggctcgaacccatgttttctgcattggcaggcggattcttaaccactgtgccaccagggaagtcttgtggtgtattttattttattttatttttttaacatctttattggagtataattgctttacaatggtgtgttagtttctgctttataacaaagtgaatcagttatacatatacatatatccccatatgtcttccctcttgagtctccctccctcccaccctccctatcccacccctctaggtggtcacaaagtaccgagctgatctccctgtgctatgtatgcagctgcttcccactagctatctattttacatttagtagtgtatttatgtccatgccactctctcactttgtcccagcttacccttccccctccccatatcctcaagtccattctctagtaggtctgcgtctttattcctgtcttgcccctaggttcttcatgaccatttttttgtttgttttttagattccatatatatgtgttagcatatggtacttgtttttctatttctgacttacttcactctgtatgacagactctaggtccatccacctcactacaaataactcaatttcgtttcttttaatgtctgagtaatattccattgtatatatgcgccacatcttctttatccattcatctgttgatggacacttaggttgcttccatgtcctggttattgtaaatagagctgcaatgaacattgtggtacatgactctttttgaattatggttttctcagggtatatgcctagtagtgggattgctggttggtatggtagttctatttttaattttttaaggaacgtccatactgttctccactgtggctgtatcaatttacattcccaccaacagtgcaagagggttcccttttctctacaccctctccagcatttattgtttgtagattttttgatgatggccattctgaccggtgtgagatgatatctcatagtagttttgatttgcatttctctaatgattaatgatgttgagcattctttcatgtgtttgttggcaatctgtatatcttctttggagaaatgtctgtttaggtcttctgcccatttttggattgggttgtttttttgatattgagctgcatgagctgcttgtaaattttggagattaatcctttgtcagttgcttcatttgcaaatatttctcccattctgagtgttgtcttttcgccttgtttatggtttcctttgctgtgcaaaagcttttacgtttcattaggtcccatttgtttatttttgtttttatttcaatttctctgggaggtgggtcaaaaaggatcttgctgtgatttatgtcatagagtgttctgcctatgttttcctctaagagtttgatagtgtctggctttacatttaggtcttaaatccattttgagtttatttttgtgtatggtgttagggagtgttcaaatttcattcttttacatgtagctgtccagttttcccagcaccacttattcaagaggctgtcttttctccactgtatattcttgcctcctttatcaatgataaggtgaccatatgtgcgtgggttcatctctgggctttctatcctgttccattgatctatatttctgtttttgtgccagtaccatactgtcttgattactgtagctttgtagtatagtctgaagtcagggagcctgattcctccagctccatttttctttctcaagattgctttggctatttggggtcctttgtgtttccatacaaattgtgaaattttttgttctagttctgtgaaaaatgccagtggtagttttgatagggattgcattgaatctgtagattgctttgggtagtagtgtcatattcacaatgttgattcttccaatccaaggacatggtatatctctccatctgtttgtatcatctttaatttctttcatcagtgtcttataattttctgcatacaggtctttgtctccttaggtaggtttattcctaggcattttattctttctgttgcaatggtaaatgggagtgtttccttcatttctctttcagattttttcatcattagtgtataggaatgcaagagatttctgtgcattaattttgtaccctgctactttaccaaattcattaattagctctagtagttttctggtagcatctttaggattctctacgtatagtatcatgtcatctgcaaacaatgacagctttactccttcttttctgatttggattccttttatttgtttttcttctctgattgctgtggctagaacttccaaaactatgttgaataatagtggtaagagtgggcaaccttgtcttgttcctgatcttagtggaaactgatgtattttaatatatgtgaCTTGAGTCATAAAACTAGAACATTTCAGAATAACTTTAAAGTCTCTGAAAAGTAGACAAATTCTGAAGTACAATTACAGTTTGATAAAATGATCTTAAAGAGGGAAAAGTGAGGGAAATGAGTCTAGATCCTGATAGCCAACTAATTTTCTCCAACTATAATGCCTAACATTAATTTAGCACCACGGATGAGGGCAGTCATCCCTGGTTTCTTAAATGAGTATGAGTTGAAAGTGGTATCTGATGAATGTCAATTCCAtgcaaaatagtttttttttttctgcttgagaTTGCATTGTTTGTTGTCTAGCCTACCTACCTCCTGATAGATTCCATCCACAACATAGTCCAAATGAGTTATGGAAAATATGAACCTCCTCAGTAAAGACAACCTAATGAGGAGAAGCCAGAAATAGTTTCACATGGGGAATGGATGAGAAAAAGGCAGTAGTTTAGGGAGTATGTtgattgtattaaaatatttaattgtcaCATGGAAGAAAAAGTGGACTAATTTGTGTGGCTCCCAGAGTGAGAACTAAAACTAATACGTACAAATTACAGGGAAGCAGATTTATGGTCACAATGGGAAACGTCTTTCCTGCAAGCTGAGCTGTGCAACCACTGAACCAGGCTGTTTATAAAGAAATGGGTCATTGATTAAGGACTTCTCAAGCAGATGCTGATGGGTGTCAGAGATGCTTCTTGGAGGGTCTCCTCTatgttctcttttcatttaagaTTATTTGATTCTAATGATCTAGAAATGTTACTTAGTTTGGTATACATTCGGTCTCTATGGATGCCTGACTAACGAGAATTTTGATTGGAGTTGAGGTAGAAATTGACACTGATCAGCCTAGAATTACAACTTATGTTGTCAGAATCCGAGGATCTCAGGTTCCAAAGATGTCTTTTAATGTGGCCAATAGGAAGAGTAGGcacttatataaattttattattacagTACATAAATAGTGCAACTTATAGAGAGATCATGAGAGgaataaaagtagaaattctCTAAgataatttgttgcttttccaagTGACTCTTGGATGGTGTGCCTAGGCATAGAGCCCAGGGCTACATGCCTCATGTGCAGTTATTGCACGTGGTTGCATTTCCCCCACTTATTCTTATTGAATCTGCTTtgcaaaatgacaatgagaagtAGCCTTGCCTATTTACAACCTCACATCCAGCCCTTAGGATATTTCACATTttggtataattttattttctaaataaaaatgttgggggggtggtgggaagaattggaagattgggattgacacatatactattgatactatgaataaaatagatatctaatgagaacatactatataacacagggaaccctacttaatgcactgtggtgacctaaacgggaaggaaatctaaaaaagaggggatatatgtatatgtatagctgattcattttcctgtacactagaaactaacacaacattgtaaagcaactatacgccaataaaaattaatttaaaaaaattaaaatgttcatgttttgcttcttgctttctttcccaTAGGTTACCAATGAAATCACTTATGAGAAACTAAGCAACTGGATAGGCTCAGCCAACATGAAAGACACAGCTGTGGTCCTGTACCTGCCCCAGCTCAGACTTCATGGGTACTATGAAGACTTAACTTCCATACTGGCAGCTTTGGGAATGACGGATGTCTTTAACCACTCAAGGACTAACTTGTCTGGCATAACTGCAGGAGGAGACCTCAGGGTCTCCAAGATAATCCATAAGGCCATGCTAGAGGTTATTGAGACTGGTTCAGAGTTCACACTTAACAACCAAACAAGCAAATTTGAAAATCCTGAACTCTTCAAGGTGGAtcatccttttctcttctttatcttaCACAAGGAAACTAAGATGATTCTCTTCTATGGTAGAGTCTGCAACCCTTAAGGAAGGGACTGAATTTATACTCAAACAACTTTCTGATTCTTGAAATTAGCTGGATTTTATGAGCTTGTAGAAAACACTCAGTATAGGTGCAACTAAAAGAGATACACCATACTTCTTagcaatgtttttctttcaactATCTCATGTAGAATATGTATCCCATCCCTTCTTGATTTGGTTTACTTTGGTTAAACAAGTTATAGCATGCTATTAattgcatttattaaaaaattatgatccataccatttcttttttcctgcttttaaaaaaattaacagctttgttgagatataattcacataccataaaattcaccatttatttatatctatttatttattttaattgaagcatagctgacttacaatattatattagtttcaggggttcaatatagtaattcaatatttttacagattatactccatataaagttattataaaatattggctatattccctgtactgtatattatatccttgtatctttttttttttttttttttaagattttttgacgtggaccatttttaatttgaattgaatttgttacaatattgcttctgttctatgctttggttttttggccccgaggcatgtgggatcttagctccccgaccagggatcgaacctgcaccccctgcattggaaggcgaagtcctaaccactggaccgccagggaagtccctcttattttttttatacctagtagtttgtaccttttaaaccCCTTTCCCCTATCttgaccctccccctccccctcccaactAGTAACCACTAACTTGTTCTTTGTAcctgtgaatctgcttctgttttgttattgatACCACTTCTTTCTTAGGTAGCCTTCAACTCACTCAGAACCTCGTTTATAGGATGCTAAAACTCAGAATGcctttttctaaagaaatgataTTATTCCGTGTGATTAGGTTACCAAGTTAGTTCTTGTCTACATCACCTGCAGCTGAACTAATGATATTAGTAAGAGGAGTTAATCTCTCCTGGGTGTATGGTATGTGCCCGGAACTCACACAAATGAcctaatttaattctcaccaaaACCCTGAGAGGCaggaattattgttttctccattttaaagatgggaaactgagacttaggttTAGTAATTTAACACACAAGTGGCAAGTGACTGACTGGATTTTCAAACCCAGAAAGTTTGATACCAGACCCCAACTTGTGACCACCATCAACCCTGTCCTGCTCACAAGTCTACATCCTGAGACTCAGAACCCAGGCGCCTAGGGTAGAAaatggagcagaaagaaaaagaagaatgttgtTTTCCTCCTTTCACATAATGGGCACAGTTCAGAAATAACACTTGTAGAACACATTCTCAAGTTTACAAAGAAGTTTCATACTTGAAATCATTAAGTGAGTGAATGTGTTTTCATGTTgtgctcttttttcttcctgtgtcccTCTTCACTTCTTAATTCCCACTTTCTCATCATCAAGCTCTTCTTTCTCCTGGCTTCCTGGTGCTCATCATCTCAAGCCCCTCCCCAGGGGATCCCACtgagaacaaaatagaaagagctCTGGATTTGGTGTCAGATCTCAGTTAAAATGCTGACTCTGTGCATTTAGTAGCTGACAAGTTTAAGTTTGGGTGAGGCAGTTACCTCTCAGAGCTCAGTCTCATTCTCTGCAAGATGGACCTTCCAATCCTGCCTTTTCCATCAGGCTGCTGGGAGATCCGAAAGTTAACACACACCAAAGTGCCTGATAAGTTGTTCACTTTATAATCACACGCTGCCAGAACGGGCAGCTGTCGAGGATCTCTTTGGGTCATCCTTTTTCTCCGGTCTGCTTTCTACCTCTCTCATGTGAGGAATTTTACTTCCTCTTCATGTTGTCTGCAAGTTTGATTACCTGATACCAATTACTTGTGGTATAATTTGCAATCattctgtatttttagttttatctgGTGGGAGTGATTCAGAGAAACAGTTTTGAGCATTTTCCCTgatatttaaaatctgaattataGTCACTATTTTTAAGTGAGATGGGCACACACTTTAGTTTATAAATAGTTCAATCCCTGTGCCCATGTCAgaacatttaaacaaattttttaccGTTCAACTTTAAATTTACTGACATAATAAATCTAATATTAACCACTTCCCACAGGTCATTTGATTGGTAACCTGTGATTCATTCCAATGACACCTGTTCGTTGTAATAAGATTGTTTCTCAATCTTCACTACCTCACAACTTAGATTTTAATAGCTTTAGAGGTTGGATATAGCAATTATATTCTGACTGAACTGACCAAAAATTCTGTAATGTATAACTGCTGAGGAAATAGTGGTAATACTGTACTATTAAGCATTTATTGGTCACCTGGAGTTTTTTGCTTTGAGTAACTTTTCACACCCTGTGCTCTACAAGTGACTTGGAACATCCTAACAACACATTCCCAGAATTTCTTGTAAATAATTTCCATCGTCTAAGCTGATGTCTGAGTCACCACATTTTCCAAATGTAGTACTGCCAGGAGCAGCCAAAGAGGAACAAGAAGACAATTCATGCTGTCCAAGCCAAGGAAGTTATGAAAAAGTTGGGGGAAGGACAAAGTATATACTATGTTGAAACGTTTCAACTTCtgggttttttcattttaatgttgggcatttttcttctttttaattttttacatccATGCCCTTGGTCAGttatacaggaaaaaaagaaaagaaaaatgtaattggGAGAAGTGGGACTCATATGGTCTTGTGATCTAttttccataaaaagaaaattctaaaagttcAAACAGAATGCACAGAGGCCGAGTACTAAACCACTGTGTCTctaatggaaacaaaacaaacaagttcTCCTCCCCAAGGCTTTTCCTTGCCAGAGACGTGTTTCTGGAGGGTGTGGCAGCCAGCTCTGCTGATTGGTTATGGAATGCCAGCCCTTGCTCTTCCCCACAAGACAAGTAGAATCATGAAGCTTAATTGGCCATGATTTTTTATGTAGTGCCTTTGACTCCACTCATGAAAAAAAGTGTTATCGATAAAAAGaagagatatttaaataattttagtatttctttcacAAATGAATTTACTAAATGCATGCTTTTGTCCCTGAATAAATCCATTGATTATACTTTCTGAATTCTGCATCAGTTACCTAACTAGGTGCCTTGCtccatcagtattttttttcttttctaaaattcaaacctttttgactttttttccctagACTTGCATTTCAATGTTGATTGGACAGTGTGGggttttaatttcatctttactGTACACTCATTATTTTATTCctcaaattcctctgtcttctccctcCAAACTGCAACACTGCTCCTCTCACAGCCACACATTTCCATGCTCTTCACCTCATACcattcttctgccatcttctactcttccattttcattttcttagccaTGTTTCTTTTAGCTTCTCctttgaggaaagagaaaaatttctGGGTCTACTAGAATATCTCTAATCCCTTTACAGACTCATTACCCTCAAACTGCGGTATAACTCAATGATCAATGATACTAAATAATGCCTAACATAAGTGAGAAtaagacatttttctttccaatGTAATGTGTTAGAGCTTAACTGTAATCATAAAATCATTGctgaatatacaaataatttgACATCTTtgattaatatattttgttttaaagagcaTAAGATTCATTTGATAGAAGGAATTGCAATGCAACTGAAATTAGATAGCAATTTCTATTCCTTGAAAACAGGTATAGTTAGATAAGAATGTTACATACAGGACACACCAAGAGTCA
Above is a genomic segment from Balaenoptera musculus isolate JJ_BM4_2016_0621 chromosome 14, mBalMus1.pri.v3, whole genome shotgun sequence containing:
- the LOC118906662 gene encoding ovalbumin-like isoform X1: MGSLSAANSKLCFDVFKEMNYDHMIENLIFSPLSLLSALAVVLFGARGDSASQMEKVLYLNELMRTANSSNSTCEQDTGVHSHIQALLSEIIKSSHSQVLMASGMFAEEAYPFLPKYLDCIEQLYKLKPENLDFKNNIEEARLQINSWIENKTKGEIKNLLLPNSLTSSDELVLVNVISFRGTWKYAFQKDQTTAMAFRLDESQSKPVQMMRLQGHFKLDSITEPRVQVLEVPDVEGHLSMVIVLPREEAGLGQVTNEITYEKLSNWIGSANMKDTAVVLYLPQLRLHGYYEDLTSILAALGMTDVFNHSRTNLSGITAGGDLRVSKIIHKAMLEVIETGSEFTLNNQTSKFENPELFKVDHPFLFFILHKETKMILFYGRVCNP
- the LOC118906662 gene encoding ovalbumin-like isoform X3, with the protein product MGSLSAANSKLCFDVFKEMNYDHMIENLIFSPLSLLSALAVVLFGARGDSASQMEKVLYLNELMRTANSSNSTCEQDTGVHSHIQALLSEIIKSSHSQVLMASGMFAEEAYPFLPKYLDCIEQLYKLKPENLDFKNNIEEARLQINSWIENKTKGEIKNLLLPNSLTSSDELVLVNVISFRGTWKYAFQKDQTTAMAFRLDEVTNEITYEKLSNWIGSANMKDTAVVLYLPQLRLHGYYEDLTSILAALGMTDVFNHSRTNLSGITAGGDLRVSKIIHKAMLEVIETGSEFTLNNQTSKFENPELFKVDHPFLFFILHKETKMILFYGRVCNP
- the LOC118906662 gene encoding ovalbumin-like isoform X2, whose product is MPNSVNTRECPPSRKVPYLTGSIKKVQKVLYLNELMRTANSSNSTCEQDTGVHSHIQALLSEIIKSSHSQVLMASGMFAEEAYPFLPKYLDCIEQLYKLKPENLDFKNNIEEARLQINSWIENKTKGEIKNLLLPNSLTSSDELVLVNVISFRGTWKYAFQKDQTTAMAFRLDESQSKPVQMMRLQGHFKLDSITEPRVQVLEVPDVEGHLSMVIVLPREEAGLGQVTNEITYEKLSNWIGSANMKDTAVVLYLPQLRLHGYYEDLTSILAALGMTDVFNHSRTNLSGITAGGDLRVSKIIHKAMLEVIETGSEFTLNNQTSKFENPELFKVDHPFLFFILHKETKMILFYGRVCNP